From Woronichinia naegeliana WA131, the proteins below share one genomic window:
- a CDS encoding aspartoacylase, giving the protein MTQIPKQIKQPALFGGIHGNELTGLYLIKKFLKQPHLLDRNTFTALAITGNPKAIEACTRFIDKDLNRCFDIESLESVDETIYEQQRAKEIKDIITSNNVDFILDIHSTTSDVGLSFILINDHPFNLGLAAFISQTKPEVRICSFFEKDQPTSFLNSLSPLGFAIEVGAIAQGVLNFSLFEKTEQLINEILSYIDRWNLGITSQSESVKVYQKLITVNFPINSSNELTAFIHPKIQNFVPIKTGDPLFISFDGEVINYTGTQELYPYLVNEAAYYAYNLAFHLMEKTEVKITL; this is encoded by the coding sequence ATGACTCAAATTCCCAAACAAATCAAACAACCAGCCCTATTCGGTGGTATTCATGGAAATGAACTAACGGGTCTCTATCTGATTAAAAAATTTCTGAAACAGCCACATTTACTTGATCGCAATACATTTACGGCTCTTGCAATCACTGGTAACCCCAAGGCGATAGAAGCCTGCACTCGATTCATTGACAAAGACTTAAATCGATGCTTTGATATTGAGAGCTTAGAGTCTGTTGATGAAACTATCTATGAACAGCAACGCGCAAAAGAAATCAAGGATATAATCACTTCAAATAACGTTGATTTTATACTTGATATCCATTCCACGACATCGGACGTTGGTTTATCTTTCATTTTAATAAACGACCATCCTTTTAATCTCGGTTTAGCCGCTTTTATTAGCCAAACAAAGCCTGAAGTTCGTATTTGTAGCTTCTTTGAAAAGGATCAGCCTACTTCGTTCTTAAATTCTCTTTCTCCCTTAGGTTTTGCGATCGAGGTGGGGGCAATTGCCCAAGGTGTTTTGAATTTTTCATTGTTTGAAAAAACCGAACAGTTAATTAATGAAATTTTGAGTTACATTGATCGCTGGAATTTAGGAATAACGAGTCAATCAGAGTCTGTAAAAGTCTATCAAAAGCTGATAACAGTCAATTTTCCAATAAATTCTTCCAATGAATTAACAGCTTTCATCCATCCCAAAATTCAAAATTTCGTGCCAATTAAAACTGGAGATCCTTTATTCATTAGCTTTGATGGTGAGGTAATTAATTACACGGGAACGCAAGAGTTGTATCCCTACCTTGTCAATGAAGCCGCGTATTATGCGTATAATCTTGCCTTTCACTTGATGGAAAAAACCGAAGTGAAAATTACGTTGTAA
- a CDS encoding thiolase family protein, with product MRDVYIVAAQRTPLGRFGGALTEFSPSDLGAKAMKAALTQSGLPPEALDLYIMGNVLRAGHGQLLPRQAALKAGIPESVDGYAVDMVCSSAMVSLINGMMAIRGGEAEVVLAGGMEVMSQTGFFLSHRARWGYKFLLGAPEQLTDLLLHDGLMDATTGEGMGDQTERLAAEHGFTRQALDEVAYYSQKRAAEATSAGLFKTEITPIEVKTRKGVQIIETDEGIRGETTLESLGKLRPAFNPQGVLTAGNSSQISDGAAALILASAEAVERYGLTPLGKILGGSWAGGPSWRFPEVPIFAAQKLLAKLKMDISDFHLFENNEAFAVSSLLFNKLLGVDPEKLNVNGGAIALGHPIGASGARIVVTLLYALQQRDQSLGLAALCHGTGGGTAIAIERV from the coding sequence ATGCGTGATGTTTATATTGTTGCTGCCCAAAGAACCCCCCTCGGTCGTTTTGGTGGAGCTTTAACCGAATTTTCCCCGTCGGATTTGGGAGCCAAGGCCATGAAAGCGGCCCTCACCCAATCGGGATTACCCCCAGAGGCTTTAGATCTTTACATTATGGGGAATGTATTACGGGCTGGTCATGGTCAATTGTTACCCCGTCAGGCTGCCTTGAAAGCGGGAATTCCCGAAAGTGTGGATGGCTATGCAGTCGATATGGTTTGTTCCTCGGCAATGGTCAGTTTAATTAATGGCATGATGGCTATTCGGGGAGGCGAAGCGGAGGTTGTCCTAGCGGGAGGGATGGAAGTAATGTCTCAAACGGGCTTTTTCCTGTCCCATCGGGCCCGTTGGGGTTATAAGTTTCTGCTGGGTGCGCCGGAACAACTGACAGATTTACTACTCCACGATGGTTTGATGGACGCGACCACTGGCGAAGGGATGGGGGATCAAACAGAACGATTAGCGGCGGAACATGGTTTTACCCGTCAAGCCTTGGATGAAGTAGCCTACTATTCCCAAAAACGAGCAGCCGAGGCCACTAGTGCGGGGCTATTTAAGACAGAAATTACTCCCATTGAGGTGAAAACTCGCAAAGGAGTACAAATCATTGAGACGGATGAAGGCATTCGGGGAGAAACAACCCTAGAGAGTTTAGGCAAACTGCGGCCAGCGTTTAATCCGCAAGGGGTTTTGACGGCGGGTAATAGTAGCCAAATTTCCGATGGGGCAGCGGCCTTAATTTTAGCCAGTGCAGAAGCGGTAGAACGCTATGGCTTAACGCCCTTGGGTAAAATTTTGGGTGGTTCCTGGGCCGGCGGGCCGTCCTGGCGTTTCCCTGAAGTTCCCATTTTTGCGGCTCAGAAATTACTGGCTAAGTTAAAAATGGACATTTCTGACTTTCATTTATTTGAAAATAATGAAGCTTTTGCCGTTAGTAGTTTGCTTTTTAACAAGCTTTTAGGCGTTGATCCTGAAAAACTCAATGTCAATGGTGGGGCGATCGCTTTGGGTCATCCGATTGGGGCTTCGGGGGCGCGGATTGTGGTGACATTGCTCTATGCTCTGCAACAACGGGATCAAAGCTTGGGATTGGCAGCCCTTTGTCATGGTACAGGTGGCGGAACCGCGATCGCCATTGAACGAGTTTAG
- a CDS encoding DUF1257 domain-containing protein: MSHFSTLRTKITDAEILKASLRDIGIDVKNEADVRGYNGQRVRADIVAVLDGEYDLGWTRNNDGSFDLIADLWGVAKKHNQTELINSINQKYAVNKTLSEVKQRGLQNANVKLVVQ; this comes from the coding sequence ATGTCTCACTTTAGCACTCTTCGTACCAAAATCACCGATGCCGAAATTCTCAAAGCATCTCTACGTGACATCGGTATTGATGTTAAAAACGAAGCAGATGTGCGTGGCTACAATGGCCAGCGCGTTCGGGCTGACATCGTTGCCGTTCTAGATGGTGAGTATGACCTCGGTTGGACTCGCAATAATGATGGCTCTTTTGATCTTATTGCTGATCTTTGGGGTGTCGCGAAAAAACATAATCAAACCGAATTGATTAACTCCATCAATCAAAAATACGCCGTTAACAAAACGCTTTCGGAAGTAAAACAACGCGGTCTGCAAAACGCTAACGTTAAGTTGGTAGTTCAGTAA
- a CDS encoding type II toxin-antitoxin system RelE/ParE family toxin, which yields MILSFACKETEKIWQGCRSRKLPSDIQERALRKLRQLDASNNLDDLRNPPGNCLEALVGDRQGQYSVRITKQWRLCFIWQNNSAYCVEIFDYH from the coding sequence ATGATTCTCTCTTTTGCCTGTAAAGAAACTGAAAAAATATGGCAAGGTTGTCGCTCGCGTAAGTTACCATCAGATATACAGGAAAGAGCCTTGCGTAAATTGCGTCAGTTAGACGCATCCAACAATTTAGACGATCTCCGTAATCCGCCAGGAAACTGTTTAGAAGCCCTTGTTGGCGATAGACAAGGACAATATAGTGTTCGTATTACAAAACAGTGGCGGCTCTGTTTTATCTGGCAGAATAATAGTGCCTATTGTGTTGAAATTTTTGATTATCATTAG
- a CDS encoding beta-ketoacyl-ACP reductase yields the protein MLSLGLEDKVILVTGGNRGIGAAIVELLQELGAKVAFTDLSIDEGKSSALGVVADVTNLDSMTAAAQEIEEKLGPVYGIVANAGITKDNFFPKLTPSDWDAVLNVNLKGVAYSIKPFISGMYERKAGSIVAISSISGERGNIGQTNYSATKAGVIGMMKSLAREGARFGVRANAVSPGFIDTEMTLAIREDIRQKITAEIPFGRFGKPVEIAWAVAFLLSPVASSYVTGDVLRVNGAHHT from the coding sequence ATGCTATCTCTCGGCTTAGAAGATAAAGTTATTTTGGTTACGGGCGGTAATCGTGGCATTGGCGCGGCGATCGTGGAACTGCTTCAGGAATTAGGAGCTAAAGTGGCCTTTACGGATCTCAGTATTGATGAAGGCAAAAGTTCCGCTCTGGGTGTGGTGGCCGATGTAACAAATCTAGACTCCATGACGGCAGCAGCCCAGGAAATTGAGGAAAAACTGGGCCCTGTTTACGGCATTGTGGCCAACGCAGGTATTACCAAAGATAACTTTTTTCCGAAATTAACTCCTAGTGATTGGGATGCCGTTCTTAATGTCAATCTCAAAGGCGTGGCCTATAGTATCAAGCCCTTTATTAGTGGAATGTATGAGCGCAAAGCGGGTTCTATTGTGGCCATTAGCTCTATTTCAGGAGAACGGGGCAACATCGGTCAAACTAACTATTCTGCTACCAAAGCGGGGGTGATTGGCATGATGAAATCTTTGGCACGGGAAGGCGCACGATTTGGAGTACGGGCCAATGCGGTTTCTCCAGGTTTTATTGATACGGAAATGACCCTGGCTATTCGAGAAGATATTCGTCAGAAAATTACGGCGGAAATTCCCTTTGGTCGTTTTGGTAAGCCAGTGGAAATTGCCTGGGCAGTGGCTTTTCTTCTCTCTCCAGTGGCAAGTAGTTATGTAACGGGTGATGTTTTGCGTGTCAATGGGGCCCACCACACCTAA
- a CDS encoding type II toxin-antitoxin system RelE/ParE family toxin, whose product MYRIVIQPTAFKLLKEISDRCIRQKISDRIDKLRESPEMQGKPLLGELDGYYSVRAVGQRYRIIYAIGQAQVTVMIVALGIRKDGSKQDVYALAKKLLRLGLLDESGEDQDDD is encoded by the coding sequence ATGTATCGCATTGTCATTCAACCTACGGCTTTCAAACTATTAAAAGAAATCAGCGATCGCTGTATCCGTCAAAAAATCAGCGATCGCATTGATAAGCTCCGAGAATCTCCTGAAATGCAGGGAAAACCATTACTCGGTGAACTGGATGGTTATTACAGTGTGCGTGCAGTTGGACAAAGATATCGCATCATTTACGCGATCGGGCAAGCTCAAGTCACTGTAATGATTGTTGCTTTGGGAATTCGGAAGGATGGCAGTAAACAGGACGTATATGCTCTTGCCAAAAAGTTATTGAGATTGGGGCTATTAGACGAATCTGGCGAGGATCAGGATGATGATTAA
- a CDS encoding HigA family addiction module antitoxin: MNDTLLTNPHAGEILKQEFLDELQITTQALSLAIGISLDNIEFIIRGKSNITADIDLRLCRYFGLSEGYFLRLQNAYELMEAKRKLGETLNQIKPLAIL; the protein is encoded by the coding sequence ATGAACGATACCTTACTAACCAATCCCCATGCAGGAGAAATCCTTAAGCAAGAATTTTTAGATGAACTTCAAATAACCACCCAAGCTCTATCCTTGGCCATTGGTATATCTCTTGATAATATCGAATTTATTATTCGCGGTAAGTCCAATATTACGGCTGATATTGATTTACGTTTATGTCGTTATTTTGGACTATCAGAAGGTTATTTTTTGCGATTGCAAAATGCCTATGAATTAATGGAAGCAAAACGAAAACTGGGAGAAACTTTAAATCAAATTAAACCCTTAGCAATTCTTTAG
- a CDS encoding DUF433 domain-containing protein: MKLLSNVIHCDPDIMGGIPVFVGTRVPIRTLLDYLEAGDSLDIFLDHFPSVSCEQAIAALELAKEMLTTYANPA, translated from the coding sequence ATGAAATTATTATCAAATGTTATTCATTGTGATCCCGATATAATGGGTGGGATTCCTGTTTTTGTTGGAACCCGTGTTCCCATCAGAACTTTGCTTGATTATCTTGAAGCGGGGGATTCTCTCGATATTTTTTTAGATCATTTTCCTAGCGTGAGTTGTGAACAAGCGATCGCCGCTTTAGAATTAGCCAAAGAAATGCTAACAACCTATGCGAATCCTGCTTGA
- a CDS encoding LysR family transcriptional regulator, with translation MKIEHLENLIILSEELNFRKAADRISLSRQGSSIDQPQLSRQVRAIEKELGQKIGCDVVPLFEVTPRNVQLTERGKIFLEAVRFAINSINEGIYGIQQVTEGERGKLKLGVIGVITHNFLPEILQIFKQRYPKVQIVLEEMAHPQTQGLLDYQVDIGFTYAPSNFLWDKDLSSKTILKESLLLVLPKKHRLANVPEIQLTDIAEEDFILPVSSTTLGLTEQINILCQQSGFTPKCVQTATFASTIISLVSGEAGISLLPENTRYIQRDGVVFQEIKELSKQLNVVMLWRRRDKSPVLKNFLDIMTEIVNSRGI, from the coding sequence ATGAAAATCGAACATCTTGAAAATCTGATAATTTTATCCGAAGAACTTAATTTTAGAAAAGCGGCTGATCGAATTAGTCTTAGTCGTCAAGGTTCTTCAATTGATCAACCTCAATTAAGCAGACAGGTTAGAGCGATTGAAAAAGAGTTGGGTCAGAAAATTGGTTGTGATGTTGTACCTTTATTTGAAGTAACACCAAGAAACGTACAACTAACAGAAAGAGGCAAAATATTTTTAGAGGCAGTCCGTTTTGCAATTAACTCTATTAATGAAGGAATTTATGGGATACAACAAGTTACTGAAGGTGAAAGGGGAAAACTGAAATTAGGAGTAATTGGTGTGATTACTCATAATTTTTTACCTGAAATTTTACAGATTTTTAAACAAAGATATCCAAAAGTACAAATAGTGTTAGAAGAAATGGCCCATCCTCAAACTCAGGGATTACTAGACTATCAGGTTGATATTGGGTTTACCTATGCTCCTTCAAATTTTCTGTGGGATAAAGATTTGAGTTCTAAAACTATTCTGAAAGAGTCCTTGTTGCTAGTTTTGCCGAAAAAGCATCGTCTTGCTAATGTACCTGAAATTCAGTTAACAGATATTGCTGAAGAAGATTTTATTCTACCTGTTTCTTCGACAACTCTTGGACTTACAGAGCAAATTAATATTCTTTGTCAACAATCAGGATTTACACCTAAATGTGTACAAACTGCTACTTTTGCATCAACAATTATAAGTTTAGTATCAGGTGAAGCTGGTATCAGTTTATTACCAGAAAACACTCGATATATTCAAAGAGACGGTGTTGTTTTTCAAGAGATAAAAGAGCTATCTAAACAATTAAATGTGGTGATGTTATGGCGCAGACGTGACAAATCTCCAGTTCTAAAGAATTTTCTTGATATTATGACAGAAATCGTTAATTCAAGAGGCATTTGA
- a CDS encoding transcriptional regulator has translation MPKTTDAVKIIHQMIADDPTIKEQIALESLNAEIAQLIYDSRTNAVLTQQQLADLIYVEQSVIEDLEDADYQDNPLIMLQKIATALNQRVKMSLVS, from the coding sequence ATGCCTAAAACCACAGATGCCGTAAAAATCATTCACCAAATGATCGCAGACGATCCCACAATCAAAGAACAAATCGCCCTAGAATCCCTCAACGCAGAAATTGCACAACTGATTTATGATTCTCGAACAAATGCTGTGTTAACTCAACAACAACTAGCTGACCTAATCTATGTTGAACAATCCGTTATTGAAGACTTAGAGGACGCTGACTATCAGGACAATCCCCTAATAATGCTGCAAAAAATTGCCACCGCACTCAATCAACGAGTCAAAATGAGCCTTGTTAGCTGA
- the fumC gene encoding class II fumarate hydratase has translation MTSSSFPTRIETDSMGPMEVPSHRYWGAQTQRSLKYFAIGYDVMPAELIRAFGILKKAAAIANRDLGKLSEEKAQLIFQAADEVIAGQLDEHFPLSVWQTGSGTQTNMNANEVIANRAIALFGGELGSKTPIHPNDDVNMSQSSNDTFPTAMHIAAVQQIKQTLIPQILALRNALAQKQTEFDDIIKIGRTHLMDAVPLTLGQEFSGYVAQLDHNLERLESCLPHLYELAIGGTAVGTGLNTHPEFAQRVAQTISAMTGLPFVSAANKFAALASHEAIVMASGALKTLACSLMKIANDLRWLGSGPRCGLGELILPANEPGSSIMPGKVNPTQSEAMTMVCVQVMGNDTAITLAGSQGNFELNVFKPVMIYNLLHSIHLLADASRSFREHLVVGIEANRPQIQHFLTNSLMLVTALNSHIGYDRAAQVAKRAYEQNKTLKAVCVELGFLTAAEFDQWVRPEEMIYPSPQ, from the coding sequence ATGACCTCTTCTTCTTTCCCAACTCGCATTGAAACCGATAGCATGGGGCCGATGGAAGTGCCTAGTCATCGCTATTGGGGGGCGCAAACTCAACGATCTTTAAAATATTTTGCGATCGGCTATGATGTCATGCCCGCAGAACTGATTCGGGCCTTTGGTATTCTCAAAAAGGCAGCCGCGATCGCGAATCGGGATTTAGGGAAGTTAAGTGAGGAAAAGGCACAGTTAATCTTTCAGGCAGCCGATGAAGTTATTGCCGGTCAATTAGATGAGCATTTTCCCCTCAGTGTCTGGCAAACGGGCAGTGGAACTCAAACCAATATGAACGCCAATGAGGTGATTGCTAATCGGGCGATCGCCCTTTTTGGAGGAGAACTGGGCAGTAAAACACCGATCCATCCCAATGACGATGTCAATATGTCGCAATCCTCGAACGATACCTTTCCGACGGCCATGCACATTGCGGCGGTGCAACAAATCAAGCAAACCCTAATTCCCCAAATACTAGCTTTACGTAACGCCCTGGCGCAAAAACAGACAGAATTTGATGACATTATCAAAATTGGTCGGACTCATCTCATGGATGCAGTTCCCCTAACCTTGGGCCAAGAATTTTCCGGCTATGTGGCCCAACTAGATCACAACTTGGAGCGATTAGAAAGTTGTTTGCCCCATCTCTACGAATTGGCGATCGGAGGAACGGCTGTCGGTACAGGTCTCAATACCCATCCTGAATTTGCCCAACGGGTTGCTCAAACCATCTCAGCGATGACCGGCTTACCCTTTGTTTCTGCGGCCAACAAGTTTGCTGCCTTAGCCAGTCATGAGGCGATCGTGATGGCCAGTGGGGCACTCAAAACCCTGGCCTGTTCCTTGATGAAAATTGCCAATGATCTGCGTTGGTTAGGCTCTGGCCCCCGTTGCGGTTTAGGGGAGTTAATTTTACCGGCCAATGAACCAGGGTCTTCAATTATGCCAGGTAAAGTCAATCCGACCCAATCAGAGGCCATGACCATGGTTTGTGTGCAGGTAATGGGGAATGATACGGCCATTACCTTAGCGGGGAGTCAAGGCAATTTTGAATTAAATGTTTTCAAACCAGTCATGATTTATAACCTCTTACATTCTATCCATCTCTTAGCAGATGCTAGTCGTTCTTTTCGAGAACATTTAGTGGTAGGCATTGAAGCTAATCGTCCCCAGATTCAACACTTTCTCACCAATTCTTTAATGTTAGTAACGGCTTTAAATTCCCATATTGGTTATGATCGGGCGGCTCAAGTGGCGAAGAGGGCCTATGAGCAAAATAAAACCTTAAAGGCGGTCTGTGTAGAATTAGGCTTTCTTACCGCAGCAGAGTTTGATCAATGGGTGCGACCAGAAGAAATGATTTATCCCTCTCCTCAATAA
- a CDS encoding restriction endonuclease subunit R — protein MRLDSSDRFFDEWLNNAPTLTEAELQGLDRLARNYTYLSQEEPPLEEIVKLVVVSPLLDLAGFYQFPFLVKAEVSTNIEVADEANTRLVQGRIDILVIQDSFWILVIESKPARLDVTAGIPQALTYLLSAPNLQSSCYGMVTNGREVLFLKCDRNKSVPQYTKSHTYRFLENTAERIQVLQGLKQIGTCIDNFRS, from the coding sequence TTGAGACTTGACTCTAGCGATCGCTTTTTTGACGAATGGCTAAATAATGCACCGACTCTAACCGAAGCGGAACTACAAGGACTAGATCGCCTTGCTCGCAACTATACCTATCTCAGTCAAGAGGAACCGCCCCTCGAAGAAATTGTTAAGCTTGTCGTGGTGTCACCATTGCTAGATTTGGCTGGATTCTATCAATTTCCTTTTTTGGTAAAAGCAGAAGTAAGTACCAATATCGAAGTCGCTGACGAAGCTAATACTAGGTTGGTTCAAGGCAGAATTGATATTTTGGTAATCCAAGATAGTTTTTGGATTTTGGTGATCGAATCAAAACCTGCAAGACTAGACGTTACCGCAGGAATTCCCCAAGCACTCACCTACTTGTTGAGCGCGCCTAATTTGCAGTCAAGTTGCTATGGAATGGTTACAAACGGAAGGGAAGTATTATTTTTGAAATGCGATCGCAACAAAAGTGTCCCTCAATATACGAAATCGCATACTTATCGGTTCCTTGAAAATACAGCAGAACGTATTCAAGTTTTGCAGGGACTTAAACAAATTGGCACTTGTATTGACAATTTCAGGAGTTAG
- a CDS encoding helix-turn-helix domain-containing protein, translating to MPKTTDAVKIIHQMIADDPTIKEQIALESLNAEIAQLIYDSRTNAGLTQQQQADLIYVEQSVIEDLEDADYQDNPLMMLQKIATALNQRVKMSLVS from the coding sequence ATGCCTAAAACCACAGATGCCGTAAAAATCATTCACCAAATGATCGCAGACGATCCCACAATCAAAGAACAAATCGCCCTAGAATCCCTCAACGCAGAAATTGCACAACTGATTTATGATTCTCGAACAAATGCTGGGTTAACTCAACAACAACAAGCTGACCTAATCTATGTTGAACAATCCGTTATTGAAGACCTAGAGGATGCTGACTATCAGGACAATCCCCTAATGATGCTCCAAAAAATTGCTACCGCACTCAATCAACGAGTCAAAATGAGCCTTGTTAGCTGA
- a CDS encoding type II toxin-antitoxin system Phd/YefM family antitoxin has protein sequence MMLSNIPITEARHELTSLPEKLTQQGGALAITRRGKPVLAVMTWQHYEAILETIEILGDANLMANLRQGITEAKSVQEMDWESAKRELDL, from the coding sequence ATGATGCTGTCCAATATTCCGATTACAGAAGCAAGACACGAGTTAACCTCATTGCCTGAAAAGCTTACCCAGCAAGGCGGTGCACTTGCTATTACCCGTAGAGGCAAGCCAGTCCTAGCCGTGATGACCTGGCAACATTACGAAGCAATACTCGAAACCATAGAAATACTTGGTGATGCGAACCTCATGGCTAACCTGCGTCAAGGTATTACCGAGGCAAAATCAGTACAAGAAATGGATTGGGAATCAGCTAAACGAGAATTAGACCTGTAA